The Chloroflexi bacterium ADurb.Bin180 genome segment GTAGGATAACTACCAGAAACAGGAAGGGGACGCAGAGCAGCCCCTTGATCAGCAGCAGAGTCCCAATCAGCGGGGCCGGGTCCTTGTCCGACGCGGCCACTCGCGTCAAGTGCGCCTGAGCAAAGCCCAGGTCGAGAACTATGCTCAGCAGCCCCAGCAATCCCAACAGGTAGCCAATGGTACCGAGGGCCTCAGGGCCCATCCAGCGGGCAATAACAACGGTTGACAGGAACCCGAGGACCGACCCGAACATGCTGACTACAAAGAGCAGGAGGGACTTGCGAGCGGTCAAGGTTTTGCCTCGTTCATGATGCCGATCCGGACGAAGAGGCACCGTGCCTCATCTGCCATTCCACTTGCGCCCTGAGCCCTTCTTCGAGAGTGGTGCGGGGGACAAAGCCCAGCTCACGATGGGCGGAGCTCACGTCGGCCCAGGTGTGCCGCGCATCACCGTGCTGCGCATCCACGTGCTTGACGACCGCCTTGCACCCCAGGATACGTTCCAACAGAGCGATGATCTGGTTCACACTGGAGCGCGATCCTCCGCCGATATTCCACACTCGCCAGCCGGAAATCCCCCGGTCACGTACAAACTCGGCACTCGCTGGCGCGTTCAGCACCAGCAAATTGGCCTCTACGGCGTCAGTCACAAAGGTCGAGTCCCGTGTTTGCTGTCCGTCGCCGTAGATCTGGATCGTCTTCCCCACCCGGATGGCCTCGATGAAACGATGGAAGCCCATGTCTGGACGCTGGCGAGGTCCGTAGACCGTGAAATAGCGCAGGGCAACCGTTGGCACTCCGAAATTGGCCCGGTAGAGGTAGCACAGGTGCTCTGCCGCCAGTTTGGTGACACCATAGGGCGAAACTGGCCGCGTTATGGTCTTTTCCGTGACCGGCAAGTCTGTTGCATCACCATACACCGAGGATGAAGAGGCATAGACGAAACGACGAACCTGGCCGCCTTTACAAGCCTCCAGCAGACGTTGCGTGGCCAGGATGTTATCTTCGCTGTAGGTCTGAAAGGTCTGCCCCCAACTGGCACGGACGCCTGGCTGGGCCGCCTCGTGGAACACTACCTCAACCCCCTCCAGGAGAGGGTGCAGATCACATGAGCAGAGCGATGCCTCAACTAATCGAAAGCGAGGCGAGGTCAGGAGCGGCTGCAGGTTCGCCTGCTTGGTAGCACGCGGATAATAGTCGCTGAAGCGGTCGATGCCCACCACCTCGTGCCCTTCGGCCAACAGCCTTTCAGCGAGGTGCGAGCCGATGAATCCTGCTACCCCTGTCACCAGACACCGTGCGGACATACTCCTCCTATGCTACCGTAACT includes the following:
- the strE gene encoding dTDP-glucose 4,6-dehydratase, producing MSARCLVTGVAGFIGSHLAERLLAEGHEVVGIDRFSDYYPRATKQANLQPLLTSPRFRLVEASLCSCDLHPLLEGVEVVFHEAAQPGVRASWGQTFQTYSEDNILATQRLLEACKGGQVRRFVYASSSSVYGDATDLPVTEKTITRPVSPYGVTKLAAEHLCYLYRANFGVPTVALRYFTVYGPRQRPDMGFHRFIEAIRVGKTIQIYGDGQQTRDSTFVTDAVEANLLVLNAPASAEFVRDRGISGWRVWNIGGGSRSSVNQIIALLERILGCKAVVKHVDAQHGDARHTWADVSSAHRELGFVPRTTLEEGLRAQVEWQMRHGASSSGSAS